Sequence from the Thermocoleostomius sinensis A174 genome:
TGAAGCAGCGGATGCGGGTAAGGTAGATACGCTGATTTGCATTGGCGGTAATTTGTATGGAGCGAATCCCAACTTGGTCGAAGCCAAACGTGCCCTCGGTAAGATTGAAACCATTATTTATCTAGCCACGAAGCCCAACCTGGGGCATTTTCACGGCTTGGCTAAACAGAATACGCTGATCATTCCTGTATTCAATCGCTTTGAAAATCCTCACAAAACCACGGTAGAATCGGGTAACAATTTTGTCCGCCTCAATGATGAGGGCAAAACTCATTTGAAAGATGCTGATTTGATCGCTGAAGTAGATTTCCTCACAGAAATTGCCGATCGCGTCTTGGGTAATGATCCAGTTGAATGGCGGAATTTGCAGAACACTCAATATGTTCGGCAACTAATTGCCGATATTATTCCTGGATATGAGAAAATTGCGACGATCGATCAGACACAAGAAGAATTCACAATTGGTGGTCGTATTTTCACTAAACCGAGATTTGCAACGGAATCTGGCAAAGCCATCATGTTCACTACACCGTTACCTGACTTGTCTCTTCCTCAATTTCAGGACTTTGGCTTACCTGAATCTACGTTCGGTTTAATTCTGACCCTAATTACTGGACGCAGCTATTCACAGCACAACACTGTGGTTTATAAAGCGCACGATCGCTATCGCGGTATGCCACATCGAAACTGTATTTTAATGAATCAATTTGATGCAGAGCGAGCAGGACTGCAAGAACATCAGCCTGTGACGGTGCAAGGCGATGCGGGCAAATTGCAAAATGTAGAGATTATTTATGGATCGGTGCGTCGAGGTTCAGCCTTGATGTTTTACCCCGAAGTGAATGTAATCTTTAAAGCCAGAATCGACAAGCGCTGTGGTACACCCGCTTTTAAGCGCGTTCCGGTTGCCGTCTATGCTGAAACAGATGGAGGTAATTCTGTGTCGATCTAAGCTATAAGTCAAGCTAGCTAACTCTTAGTCTGTACGAGTTAACTGCATCAGTCATGCTGTGCTAGCTCATCCTACCTATAAGAACGTACCAGTAAAAACGTACCAGCAAATGTTCAGCGCAATGGCCCAGCCAAAATCACATTGGAGATGGCATCGGTAACATCGCTGGGTGGTTCAGAAGCCAACTGGTCGTACCATTGTTGTGTCACTTCTGGATCTTTGCCGTGAATTTGTTCGGCTCGCTTTCGGGCTTTCCGTACAACGGCATTGGCTCGTTCAATCCGTTCCGTTTCATAGCGCTTCAGCGCATACTCTACGCCCAGATTTGTGGTCATCAAATAGCGCCGCAGCACCAAGGCATCTTCCATAGCTTGGCAACCACCTTGCCCCATATCTGGACAAGTGGCATGGGCCGAATCGCCCAGCAGCGCCACTCGACCGCGCACATACCGATCGATGGGCCCCACATCATGAATCACCGGACGCGCCACTTCGTAGGGATTGAGGCGATCGATCAGGACTTGCACAGGCATGGCCCAGCCGCGAAAATGCTCGCGCAGTTCTGCCTGATAGGTCTCTGGATGATCGGGTGTCTCCTTGGGCAGCGGCACATCTAAAAAGAAATAAAACCGATCGCCCCCTACGGGCATGAGAGAAGCGCGTTTGCCATCTCCAACATAAATCACCCAACAGTCCTTAGGAGCCAGCGTTTCATCGGCGGCCACAAGTCCGTTCCAGTTGATGTATCCGGCGTAGGTTGGCGTCACTTCTTGTTCCGATACATAGGTGCGCAGAATCGATCGAATTCCATCTGCGGCAATCACTAAATCGCCTGTTGCTTGATGACCATTCTCAAAAAACGCCGTGACGCTATCTGCGGTTTCCTCAACTCCCACACATTGATGATCGAGTTTGACCTCACCGCCAAATGCCTCTAGCAGCATCGTCTGTAAATCTCGCCGCGCTACTGGATAAGGACGTTGCCCCACTTTATAAATTAACGGCATCAAGTCAATTTCATTGAGCCGCTCTCCAGTTTTTGTGCGATATTCCATGCGGTTCATCTGTCCGCCAATTTGGGCAATTTGTGGCCCTAATCCTAGATAATTCAGAACTTTCACGCCATTTGACCACAGCGAGATGCCCGCTCCCACTGGGCGCATTTCCTTGATGCGATCGTAAATTTCAACTTCATATCCGGCTTGTTTCAACGCAATGCCCGCTGTCAATCCGCCAATTCCGGCTCCAATGACTACAATCTTGAGCTTGTCCATGCTGCTTGTCTCCCGATCGCGCGGCTAGAAAATTCACAGAAATGCAGAATCAAATCTCAAAATTAATTTAAAGCTTGTTTGCCTCACTCTGCCACCGCGCCATGATCCCGTTTCCCTAAAGTGGCTCCCTAATGCCCTAGTCGGATTGTTCTTGGGGTACCACAGGTTTAGCAAATTGATGAAATGCTACCAAACTAATGCTGCATCCAATGCCACCCAACAGCGTAAATAGTCCACTTAATGACAAACCTTGAGCCAGTGGCTGTACTCCTGCCCCACCCAACGTCATGCCGCCATCAAACCCAGCTAAGAAAAAGCTGTAGACGCGCCCCCGTACCTTTGTGGGTGCCGAAAGAGAGACGATCGCCGACAACACTGGAAACAACGCACCAAATCCTAGCCCATACAATATCGACCACCATACAAGCTGTTGTGGCAATCGCGATAAACCAATCAACGCACTACCCGAACACAAAATCGCCATACTAATGATCCACCGTTGGGATACGACCCCTCCCCAGCGCCCTAGCCCAAACCGAACTAGCACTGCAATCAGAGCATTGAGGCTATAGAAAATAGCGGCATTGTCGATAAATAAGGGTAGAAACGTCACCACACTACCGTGAAGGAATGAACCAATAAAAAAGATAAACGTAGCGTCACGAATGGGAAATGTCAAGATATATTTCCAGAGAAATTGAATGGATTGACGGAGCGAATTTTGAGACGAATGAGATGATGCTTTTTGAGAGCAACGGAACAACCAAGGTAACGGTAGGCTAATTATTAATCCTAGAATTGTCAGACCCATCAATGTAAACAACAGCGCCGTGAACCCATTGGTGGCGTAGACATAAGCCCCCAGTAGTGGCCCCAAGGAAAACCCGATCGTGTTCGACATCGCCAAATACCCCATCATGGCTGTGCGCCGATCGACGGGTACGAGATCCGCTAGCATCGTTTGCGAGGCCGTCGCCAGCGCCGCTTGACTGATGCCATGCAGCACTCGTACTCCCATGAGCCACTGTGGGCTAGGCGACCAACCATACAGTGGCAAAATGCCTAACATCATCACTAATCCTAGCCACAGAATGGGTTTGCGTCCCCAGCGATCGATCAGGACTCCAATCCACGGACGAAACAACAATAGCCCGGCCGCCATTGCACCTACCACTAACCCAACTGGGGCGGTTTGTCCCCAGCGATGGGTGAGGTATAGAGGCAAAACGGGAAAAAATGCCGTCACTTGGGTAAAAAACAGCAACATCCCCACACAAATGCACACCAGCCACAGACGATATTGCCAGTGCGGAGATGCCAGCTTCAGAGATTCCAAATCTGAAGCAGATACCCGATCGCTTGAAGAAGCCATGGATTAGCCCTACGGTATTAATCAGGAAAGATACTTGCGCAAAAACGGTAAGATGCCATCTGCTAAGCGATCGGGATATTCTTCGTGTAATCCCAGCGAACCGGGCATTCGGTAGACCTGAACCCCGGTAAAATGGGCTAGAAACTCCATCTCAGCGAGGGACTTAGGTGGAGTTTGTTCACCAATCACTAACATCACAGGCAGGGGCGGCAGCGGCTGAAACTGCTCCACAAACTCGCGGCGTTGACGAACGGGATCAAGCGCTCCGGTGACAAAAGCGGCTGAGGCGTGTCTGGCTCCCCATTTTTGAGTTGTGCGCCACTTTTGAGCTATTAAGCTACGGGTAACGTGTTTGGGTTCAGCAAAAACATGACGACGCATCATAAAGCGCAGGAACGGCGGCAGAGTATTCAACAGATAGAGAAATTGTCCCAGTAACGGCAGCTTAATCAGCCAGCGCAGCAGCGTGTAGAACCAGCGGTTTTCCCCCATTGCCGTGGGCAAGGGACCGCGCCAAGTCGGAGCTACCAATACCACCCAAGACCAAGGAGCCGTCGATCGCTGCGCCAATTCCATCACATATCCAGCCGCATGACCCGCCGCAATCACCACCACGGGTTCTGCAAACACCGATCGCACAAAGTCCTTGAGAAACGATCGATAAACCGCTGGTTGATAATTTAAGGCTGGACGAGACGATTGCCCAAATCCTGGCCAGTCCACCAAAATCGCTTGATAGTGTGAGCAAAGATGCTCAGCCAGCCCGCGCATTTCTTCACGAGTGGATACACTGCTAAAAGCAGGCAGCAGCAAAATGGGTGGACCCTCTCCCAGCACTTCATAGATGGCCGTGATGGGTTTTTTCTGCCAACTCCAGTGAAACTCATGAATCGTACCGCTGATCGAGGTCATGATTGGCAATAAGGCTCCTGACGTTCGCTCTCGATAATAGATAATAACGGGTGTCAATGCTAGGGCGGTTGATTGAAACAGATGCCATCTTTTTTGCCGAACTTCGTGCGACTGGCGATCGTCAATATTCTTTCTAACTTGATGGTTCCCCTCGCTGGTTTGATTGATACCGCCTTTCTGGGACATCTAGACGAGATTCACCATTTGGCCGGCGTGGCGCTGGCAACGGTCATTTTTAATTATGTCTACTGGACGTTTGGGTTTTTGCGTATCAGCACCACAGGCATGACGGCTCAAGCGGTAGGACGGGATGATTCTAATGCGGTTTGGCTCGTCGCGCTGCGGCATATTCTGCTGGGCTTGGGCTTGGGTTGTTTGATTATGCTGCTGCAAGTGCCGTTGCGATCGATCGGGTTTACGCTGTTGAGTGCCACACCAGAGGTGAAAGCGTCCGGACAGTCCTATTACAATGCCCTGATTTGGGGTGCACCTGCCACCTTAATTGGCTTTGTTTTGCTTGGGTGGTTTTTGGGACGGGCCCAGGGGCACAAGGTTTTGCTGCTCTCGTTTATCAGCAGCAGCAGCAATGTGCTTTTAGATTACGTATTTATTGTGCGCTGGGGTTGGGGCAGTGCGGGGGCAGGCTGGGCCACAGCTATTAGTCAATACTTATTGCTGGTTGTCGGGTTGGGGCTGATGGTGCAAGAACCATGCCGTCCACCGCTAAAAACGATCGCTTCCCAATTGTATGATCCGCTGGCGTTGAAAGCGGCATTTACCCTAAACCGCGAAATCATGGTGCGGACGCTAGCCCTTGTGACAACTTTTTCGGTGTTTACCAATCTCAGTTCGCTGTTGGGAACGACGGTGCTCACGGCTAATACGGTAATGCTGCAAGTCGTTACCTTGGCGGCATACTTCATTGATGGCATTGCCTTTGCCACCGAAAGTTTTGCCGGCTTGTTTTATGGGCAACGGGCAACGCACTCCTTGCTGTACCTGATGCAAGTGGCGGGCGGAGCTAGTTTGGCGCTAGGACTGTCGGTTGCCGGCGGGTTCATTGTGTTTCCCGATCGCCTATTTGGCTTGCTCACCGATCATCAGTCTGTCCTCGATCGATTACATGACTACGTTCTTTGGCTGCTGCCTGTGTTGGGGTTTGGGGCGTTGGCGTACATGCTAGACGGGTACTTTGTTGGGCTAACGCAAGGACGAGTGCTGCGCGTAGCCAGTCTATATTCGTCGTTGTTGGGGTTTGCGCCCGTGGCGATCGTTGCTTGGCAGCTACACAGTGACCATCTGCTGTGGCTCGCCCTAGCTGTGTTTATGGCAGCTCGGACGCTGACACTAGGGGTTCGGGTACCAGCTACACTGGACTCGGATTCAATCAGCGATCCGAACTAACCCGCAACTGCCTGCACCGTTGACGGAGAAACCTCTGTAAACTGGATAATATCCTGACGCGGATCAGCATACGCTACTCGAATGTGCAGTCGATCGCCCACCTCGATCGGGCGGTTAAAGCGCATGGCCATCTCCAGTCCCAGTTCCTCCAGTAGCACCAACCCCAAGTTTTCGTGCTCACGCAGCCAACGTAACAGCAACGCTTGCCACACATCCTCGGAATGCCGCCGCAGAAACTCTAAGCCCCAATAGCGGTTCGTGTGCCGTTCCACTAGTGTGGCTTCATAGGCAGTGCTGCTGATGGTTTGAATGAGTTCTTGGGTTGTGGCGGTTGAGAAAGGCAGTGGCTCACCGCGCAAATGAGCCTTGATTTGAAAATGCGCCAACAAATCCGTGTAACGCCGAATGGGGGAAGTAACTTGAGTATAAGTATCTAACCCCAAACTGGCATGACGAAACGGCGTGATGCTCACTTCACTGCGGGGCATACAGCGTCGAATGGCACAATCACGCACTGGGCCAGGCGGTAACTGCAACAGTTCCCCTTCTGAGGGCAACTCTGGCTGAGCCTGTCCCCGGAACGGCAGCGCCAAATTGTGAGCTTCGCCATAGCGTCCCGCCACTTCGCCTGCCAAAATCATCATTTCGGCAACGAGATTGCGCGAGAGGGAATCTTCCAGCACTTGAATCGTGATTTCATCATCACACACTTTAATCGATGACTCTGGCATGTGAATGCTGATCGCCCCTTGCGACTGTCGCCAAGCTTGCCGTCGTTTTGCCCAGGTGGCGATCGCTTCCAGTTCAGGTTCTGCTTGAATCCCCAACTCTAGCATTTCGTCTACATCTTCATAGGTGAGGCGATAGGTAGGCTTTACCAAACTGGCATGGATTTCATAGTCTTCCACCTCCCCAGTTTCGTGCAGCACTACGCCAAAACTGAGCGCCGTACACACCTGCCCCTGATTGAGGCTCATTGGCCCAGTTGCCAATTCAGTGGGAAACATGGGGATCATTCCCGTAGGGAGATACACAGTCGTGCAACGGCGACGGGCTTCCAAATCTAACTCATCACCAGGTGTGACCCAGCGGGCCGGATCGGCAATGTGAATCCATAACCGCTGTTTGCCGTCAGCTAAAAACTCAACGCTTAGGCCATCATCAATTTCACGTGTGCTTTCGTCGTCGATCGTATATAGCTTAAGATGCGTCAGATCGAGCCGGTTCGTATCCGGATCAGGCGGCGGACAATTGAGGTGGCGTTGAGCCATTTCAAGCACCTTGCTAGGGAACTGAGTAGGAAGCTGACTGCGCCGCAAAAACAAGTTTTCGTGGGGACTCCACAATTGCAGATCCACTAGAAGTTGAAAAGCGGCTTGTGAGGTTTCTGGGCGACCTAGAGCAGACAATGTCTCGAGGGCGGGCGCTCGATGATTCGCCTCTTCTGCAAAGACAGCATAACGCTCTAGGGACTCAAGACGAGGACGATCGCTACTTTGCCATTCTACTGTTTCTCCTGACAAGGCGGCTTGCAGACGCTCTAAGAACCCTTGCCATTCCAGAAGTCGCTGCGCTTCCATGCTGGATTGATGCTTCAATTCCGTCACTTGGGCAGCCGAGCGAGGTTCATAGCGATCGCCTTTCTGCTTGAAGTAAAACTTATCTTCGGACAGCAAATAGTAAGCAGCGTAACAGAGTAATGGCGATTGTTCCGAAAACAGCAACATTGCCATTGCTGCTGGATCAACTGGCTCCCCATCTTCGACTAACAGTTCCCACGCAACTTCTAAACTGGAGGGATCAAGATAGGGTTGAATTGACTGCCAAAACCCAGCAATGTCCGTTGGTTTATACGACTGTCCAGCTATCACATAGCTAATTTGCCGTGGATGTAGAGTATGCGGCTGTCCGCGCTCATCAATCGCAATCCAGTGCTTCTTTCCTTCGGGGCGATCGACAACCGCTAACCGGCGAGGACGAGTTTTGTCTGAGGTATTATCACCTTGCAGTCGAAA
This genomic interval carries:
- the hpxO gene encoding FAD-dependent urate hydroxylase HpxO — encoded protein: MDKLKIVVIGAGIGGLTAGIALKQAGYEVEIYDRIKEMRPVGAGISLWSNGVKVLNYLGLGPQIAQIGGQMNRMEYRTKTGERLNEIDLMPLIYKVGQRPYPVARRDLQTMLLEAFGGEVKLDHQCVGVEETADSVTAFFENGHQATGDLVIAADGIRSILRTYVSEQEVTPTYAGYINWNGLVAADETLAPKDCWVIYVGDGKRASLMPVGGDRFYFFLDVPLPKETPDHPETYQAELREHFRGWAMPVQVLIDRLNPYEVARPVIHDVGPIDRYVRGRVALLGDSAHATCPDMGQGGCQAMEDALVLRRYLMTTNLGVEYALKRYETERIERANAVVRKARKRAEQIHGKDPEVTQQWYDQLASEPPSDVTDAISNVILAGPLR
- a CDS encoding MFS transporter, with the protein product MASSSDRVSASDLESLKLASPHWQYRLWLVCICVGMLLFFTQVTAFFPVLPLYLTHRWGQTAPVGLVVGAMAAGLLLFRPWIGVLIDRWGRKPILWLGLVMMLGILPLYGWSPSPQWLMGVRVLHGISQAALATASQTMLADLVPVDRRTAMMGYLAMSNTIGFSLGPLLGAYVYATNGFTALLFTLMGLTILGLIISLPLPWLFRCSQKASSHSSQNSLRQSIQFLWKYILTFPIRDATFIFFIGSFLHGSVVTFLPLFIDNAAIFYSLNALIAVLVRFGLGRWGGVVSQRWIISMAILCSGSALIGLSRLPQQLVWWSILYGLGFGALFPVLSAIVSLSAPTKVRGRVYSFFLAGFDGGMTLGGAGVQPLAQGLSLSGLFTLLGGIGCSISLVAFHQFAKPVVPQEQSD
- a CDS encoding alpha/beta fold hydrolase; translated protein: MTSISGTIHEFHWSWQKKPITAIYEVLGEGPPILLLPAFSSVSTREEMRGLAEHLCSHYQAILVDWPGFGQSSRPALNYQPAVYRSFLKDFVRSVFAEPVVVIAAGHAAGYVMELAQRSTAPWSWVVLVAPTWRGPLPTAMGENRWFYTLLRWLIKLPLLGQFLYLLNTLPPFLRFMMRRHVFAEPKHVTRSLIAQKWRTTQKWGARHASAAFVTGALDPVRQRREFVEQFQPLPPLPVMLVIGEQTPPKSLAEMEFLAHFTGVQVYRMPGSLGLHEEYPDRLADGILPFLRKYLS
- the gntT gene encoding guanitoxin biosynthesis MATE family efflux transporter GntT; the encoded protein is MPSFLPNFVRLAIVNILSNLMVPLAGLIDTAFLGHLDEIHHLAGVALATVIFNYVYWTFGFLRISTTGMTAQAVGRDDSNAVWLVALRHILLGLGLGCLIMLLQVPLRSIGFTLLSATPEVKASGQSYYNALIWGAPATLIGFVLLGWFLGRAQGHKVLLLSFISSSSNVLLDYVFIVRWGWGSAGAGWATAISQYLLLVVGLGLMVQEPCRPPLKTIASQLYDPLALKAAFTLNREIMVRTLALVTTFSVFTNLSSLLGTTVLTANTVMLQVVTLAAYFIDGIAFATESFAGLFYGQRATHSLLYLMQVAGGASLALGLSVAGGFIVFPDRLFGLLTDHQSVLDRLHDYVLWLLPVLGFGALAYMLDGYFVGLTQGRVLRVASLYSSLLGFAPVAIVAWQLHSDHLLWLALAVFMAARTLTLGVRVPATLDSDSISDPN
- a CDS encoding ribonuclease catalytic domain-containing protein, which codes for MEKGTLIEFRLQGDNTSDKTRPRRLAVVDRPEGKKHWIAIDERGQPHTLHPRQISYVIAGQSYKPTDIAGFWQSIQPYLDPSSLEVAWELLVEDGEPVDPAAMAMLLFSEQSPLLCYAAYYLLSEDKFYFKQKGDRYEPRSAAQVTELKHQSSMEAQRLLEWQGFLERLQAALSGETVEWQSSDRPRLESLERYAVFAEEANHRAPALETLSALGRPETSQAAFQLLVDLQLWSPHENLFLRRSQLPTQFPSKVLEMAQRHLNCPPPDPDTNRLDLTHLKLYTIDDESTREIDDGLSVEFLADGKQRLWIHIADPARWVTPGDELDLEARRRCTTVYLPTGMIPMFPTELATGPMSLNQGQVCTALSFGVVLHETGEVEDYEIHASLVKPTYRLTYEDVDEMLELGIQAEPELEAIATWAKRRQAWRQSQGAISIHMPESSIKVCDDEITIQVLEDSLSRNLVAEMMILAGEVAGRYGEAHNLALPFRGQAQPELPSEGELLQLPPGPVRDCAIRRCMPRSEVSITPFRHASLGLDTYTQVTSPIRRYTDLLAHFQIKAHLRGEPLPFSTATTQELIQTISSTAYEATLVERHTNRYWGLEFLRRHSEDVWQALLLRWLREHENLGLVLLEELGLEMAMRFNRPIEVGDRLHIRVAYADPRQDIIQFTEVSPSTVQAVAG